One genomic segment of Pandoraea thiooxydans includes these proteins:
- a CDS encoding DUF938 domain-containing protein — MTDPRSSDARAVAPAAERNRDAILSVLRRVLPGAGTVLEIASGTGQHAVHFAAALPNLTWQPSDMDAAARDSIAAWRAHAGLANLRAPLALDVCRHPWPIASAQAVVCINMIHISPWAAAEGLFAGAARLLACGSALFLYGPYRRDGEHTAPSNAAFDAQLRARNPAWGVRDIEAMVQLAGSHDFQLEEAVPMPANNFSLVFRKGSPSGV; from the coding sequence GTGACCGATCCTCGATCTTCCGACGCGCGCGCCGTCGCGCCCGCGGCCGAACGTAATCGCGACGCGATTCTGAGTGTGCTGCGGCGCGTCTTGCCGGGCGCCGGCACGGTGCTGGAGATCGCCAGCGGCACCGGCCAGCATGCCGTGCATTTCGCCGCGGCGTTGCCGAATCTCACGTGGCAGCCCAGCGACATGGACGCCGCCGCGCGCGACTCGATCGCTGCCTGGCGCGCCCATGCCGGGCTGGCGAATCTGCGCGCGCCACTGGCGCTCGACGTGTGTCGCCATCCATGGCCGATCGCCTCGGCGCAGGCGGTGGTCTGCATCAATATGATTCACATCTCGCCGTGGGCGGCGGCCGAGGGGCTGTTCGCTGGCGCCGCACGATTGCTCGCTTGCGGCTCGGCACTGTTCCTCTATGGGCCCTACAGGCGCGACGGCGAGCATACCGCGCCGAGCAACGCGGCGTTCGATGCGCAGTTGCGGGCCCGCAATCCGGCCTGGGGCGTGCGAGACATCGAAGCGATGGTGCAACTGGCCGGCAGTCACGACTTCCAGTTGGAGGAAGCCGTGCCGATGCCGGCCAATAATTTCAGTCTGGTATTTCGGAAGGGCAGCCCGAGCGGCGTTTGA
- a CDS encoding GntR family transcriptional regulator, which translates to MNNDIAMPHTAMIGSTLYKEVKRGILAALAGGEWKAGEAIPAERKLGERFGVSIGTLRKAIDELVAENILIRHQGRGTFVATHARDHHYFRFFRVVRQDGYKTYPTVALERFRKAKASREACEKLGLGTGARVFQFTNRLMLDDDIVMLDEITLPEALFAGLTEADLRDRPTTLYNLYQDVFGLNVIRTDERLRAGLAEGDSARLLGVPAGTPLIELRRIAFSYHDQPVEWRISRLNTEKYEYLVSEAGA; encoded by the coding sequence ATGAACAACGATATTGCAATGCCGCACACCGCGATGATCGGCAGTACTTTGTATAAAGAGGTCAAGCGCGGCATTCTGGCGGCGCTGGCCGGCGGGGAATGGAAGGCGGGCGAGGCCATTCCGGCCGAGCGCAAGCTGGGCGAGCGCTTCGGCGTATCGATCGGGACGCTGCGCAAGGCGATCGACGAACTGGTGGCAGAAAATATTCTGATTCGCCATCAGGGCCGCGGCACCTTCGTCGCCACGCATGCGCGCGACCATCATTATTTCCGGTTCTTCCGGGTGGTCCGGCAAGACGGTTACAAGACCTATCCCACGGTTGCGCTCGAGCGCTTTCGCAAGGCCAAGGCCAGCCGTGAGGCTTGCGAGAAGCTGGGCCTGGGCACGGGCGCCAGGGTGTTTCAGTTCACCAACCGGTTGATGCTCGACGACGACATCGTCATGCTCGATGAAATCACATTGCCCGAGGCACTGTTCGCCGGCTTGACCGAGGCCGATCTGCGCGATCGTCCCACTACGCTCTACAACCTTTACCAGGATGTCTTCGGGCTCAACGTAATTCGCACCGACGAGCGCCTGCGGGCAGGGCTTGCCGAGGGCGACTCGGCCCGCCTGCTCGGCGTGCCGGCCGGCACGCCGCTCATCGAACTGCGCCGGATCGCATTTTCGTATCACGATCAGCCGGTCGAGTGGCGCATTTCGCGCCTGAATACCGAGAAATACGAGTATCTCGTGAGCGAGGCCGGCGCATGA
- a CDS encoding UxaA family hydrolase has protein sequence MIHAVLHEAKDTVAVAVVEGIQAGTELNAWIMDEDKIIQVKARQDIPIGHKVALSDMQVGDTVYKYGVDIGKVVAPIKAGDHAHVHNIKTKRW, from the coding sequence ATGATTCATGCGGTATTGCACGAAGCCAAGGACACGGTTGCCGTGGCGGTGGTGGAAGGAATTCAGGCGGGCACCGAGCTCAATGCCTGGATCATGGACGAAGACAAGATCATTCAGGTCAAGGCACGTCAGGACATTCCGATCGGGCACAAGGTCGCGCTCAGCGACATGCAGGTCGGCGACACGGTCTACAAATACGGCGTGGACATCGGCAAGGTAGTCGCCCCGATCAAGGCGGGCGATCACGCCCACGTGCACAACATCAAGACCAAGCGCTGGTAA
- a CDS encoding UxaA family hydrolase translates to MAVIDKNTTFWGYRRENGRVGVRNHVIILPVDDLSNASAEAVANNIKGTMAIPHPYGRLQFGADLELHFRTLIGTGSNPNVAAVIVIGIEEGWTKRVVDGIAKTGKPVVGFGIELHGDHDTIMRASKKAKEFVHYATALHRTECPIGELWVSTKCGESDTTSGCGSNPTVGNAFDKLYPLGSTLVFGETSEITGGEQIVAERCANDAVRERFMFMFNRYQDMINRWKTDDLSESQPTKGNIAGGLTTIEEKALGNIQKIGKVCKVDGVLDKAETPTGPGLWFMDSSSAAAEMVTLCAAAGYVVHFFPTGQGNVIGNPILPVIKLCANPRTVRTMSEHIDVDCSGLLQRELNLDQTGDKLLECMLATANGRFTSAEALGHREFVLTRLFESA, encoded by the coding sequence ATGGCTGTCATAGACAAAAACACCACTTTCTGGGGCTACCGGCGCGAGAACGGGCGCGTCGGCGTGCGCAACCACGTCATCATTCTGCCCGTGGACGATCTGTCCAATGCCTCGGCCGAAGCAGTCGCCAACAATATCAAGGGCACCATGGCGATCCCGCATCCGTATGGCCGGCTGCAGTTCGGCGCCGACCTGGAGTTGCATTTCCGCACGCTGATCGGCACCGGCAGCAACCCGAACGTCGCGGCGGTGATCGTCATCGGTATCGAGGAAGGCTGGACCAAGCGCGTGGTCGACGGCATCGCCAAGACCGGCAAGCCGGTCGTCGGCTTCGGCATCGAATTGCATGGCGACCATGACACCATCATGCGTGCCTCGAAGAAGGCCAAGGAATTCGTCCACTACGCGACGGCACTGCATCGCACCGAATGCCCGATCGGCGAACTATGGGTCTCGACCAAGTGCGGCGAGTCCGACACGACCTCCGGGTGCGGCTCGAATCCGACCGTGGGCAATGCCTTCGACAAGCTCTATCCGCTGGGCAGCACACTGGTGTTCGGTGAAACCTCGGAGATCACCGGCGGCGAGCAGATCGTCGCCGAACGCTGCGCCAACGACGCGGTGCGCGAGAGGTTCATGTTCATGTTCAACCGCTACCAGGACATGATCAACCGCTGGAAAACCGACGACCTCTCCGAGTCGCAGCCGACCAAGGGCAATATTGCCGGCGGCTTGACCACCATCGAGGAAAAGGCGCTGGGCAATATCCAGAAGATCGGCAAGGTGTGCAAGGTCGACGGCGTGCTCGACAAGGCCGAGACGCCCACCGGCCCGGGACTGTGGTTCATGGATTCGTCGTCGGCGGCCGCCGAGATGGTCACGCTGTGCGCCGCGGCAGGCTATGTCGTGCACTTCTTCCCGACCGGCCAGGGCAATGTGATCGGCAACCCGATCCTGCCGGTGATCAAGCTGTGCGCCAATCCGCGCACCGTGCGGACGATGTCCGAGCATATCGACGTCGATTGCTCCGGCTTGCTGCAACGCGAACTCAATCTCGATCAGACCGGCGATAAGCTGCTCGAGTGCATGCTGGCCACCGCCAACGGGCGCTTCACCTCGGCCGAGGCGCTCGGCCATCGCGAGTTCGTGCTCACGCGGCTGTTCGAAAGCGCCTGA
- a CDS encoding hydroxyacid dehydrogenase, translating into MPKIVISEFMDDAAVAWLSERFTVHYDPALVDQPAALATLLSDADALIVRNRTQVTDALLAGAPHLRVVGRLGVGLDNLDLPACAARRVEVAPATGANARAVAEYVIASALLLLRGAYRATEQVAQGAWPRTALSSGREVAGKTLGVVGFGGIGQLSAHLAHSLGMSVLAYDALLSPDAACWQENGTTRATLDDILGQADVVTLHVPLTPQTRHLIDAARLDAMKPGAILINTARGGVVDEAALAAALRSGRLGGAALDVFEDEPLAAHSALAGAPNLLLTPHIAGLSHEANQRVSTMVAQRVAAVLNAPKPSKAT; encoded by the coding sequence ATGCCGAAAATCGTCATTTCCGAATTCATGGACGACGCCGCCGTCGCGTGGCTGAGCGAGCGCTTTACCGTGCATTACGACCCCGCGCTGGTGGACCAGCCGGCCGCGCTGGCCACGTTGCTGAGCGACGCCGACGCGCTGATCGTGCGCAATCGCACGCAAGTCACCGACGCCCTGCTCGCTGGCGCGCCCCATCTGCGCGTGGTCGGACGGCTCGGCGTGGGGCTCGACAATCTCGACTTGCCGGCCTGCGCGGCACGTCGCGTCGAGGTGGCGCCCGCGACCGGCGCGAACGCGCGGGCGGTAGCCGAATACGTGATCGCCAGCGCACTGCTGTTGCTGCGCGGCGCCTATCGCGCCACCGAACAGGTCGCGCAGGGTGCCTGGCCGCGCACGGCGCTGTCCAGCGGACGGGAAGTCGCGGGCAAGACGCTGGGCGTGGTCGGTTTTGGCGGTATCGGCCAACTGAGCGCGCATCTGGCGCACTCGCTTGGCATGAGCGTGCTCGCTTACGACGCGTTGCTATCGCCGGATGCAGCCTGCTGGCAGGAAAACGGGACCACGCGCGCCACGCTCGACGATATTCTGGGGCAAGCCGACGTGGTGACGCTGCACGTGCCGCTGACCCCGCAGACCCGGCATCTGATCGATGCGGCCCGGCTCGATGCCATGAAGCCCGGCGCGATTCTCATCAATACCGCCCGCGGCGGTGTGGTCGATGAAGCTGCACTGGCCGCAGCGTTGCGCAGCGGCCGCCTGGGCGGCGCGGCGCTCGACGTGTTCGAGGACGAACCGCTGGCCGCGCACAGCGCGCTGGCCGGCGCGCCCAATCTGCTGCTGACGCCGCATATCGCCGGCCTCTCGCACGAGGCCAATCAACGTGTGAGCACGATGGTGGCGCAACGCGTGGCCGCCGTGCTCAATGCCCCCAAGCCTTCGAAAGCAACGTAG
- a CDS encoding Ldh family oxidoreductase has translation MAHFTVTELTELAERVLRRAGASDAAADTTARALVYAELCGLPSHGLARLPMYLEHARHQRVDLRAEPRLAAGRDAALLVDAADGLAYPACRLAIDTAIEHARRHGTAVAGITRSHHFGMAAYHLEAVAEAGMVGLAFSNSPAAIPAWQGRRALFGTNPIGAVFPRASGRPLLIDMSLSEVARGKIMIAAKEGKPIPPNWALDAEGQPTTDAKAALAGMMLPFGGVKGAMLALMVELLCVALTGSQFGFEADSFFEGAGNRPCLGQLFWLVDPGALAGNAAYAQRVEDLIDAMRLDEAVRLPGARRDTLREQALQQGITLPDGLAGQLRDLAGDGAA, from the coding sequence ATGGCCCATTTCACCGTCACCGAACTTACCGAGCTGGCCGAGCGCGTGCTGCGCCGTGCCGGCGCCAGCGATGCCGCGGCCGACACGACCGCGCGCGCACTCGTCTACGCGGAACTGTGCGGCTTGCCCTCGCATGGCCTGGCGCGCCTGCCGATGTATCTGGAGCACGCGCGCCACCAGCGCGTCGACCTGCGGGCCGAGCCCCGGCTGGCCGCCGGTCGCGACGCCGCACTGCTGGTCGACGCCGCCGACGGCCTGGCCTACCCGGCCTGCCGGCTGGCGATCGACACCGCCATCGAGCACGCGCGCCGGCATGGCACCGCCGTGGCCGGCATCACACGCAGTCACCACTTCGGCATGGCGGCCTACCACCTCGAGGCGGTCGCCGAGGCCGGTATGGTAGGGCTCGCTTTCAGCAATTCGCCGGCCGCGATTCCCGCCTGGCAGGGCCGGCGCGCGCTGTTCGGCACCAACCCGATCGGCGCGGTATTCCCGCGCGCGAGCGGCCGCCCGCTGCTGATCGATATGTCGCTCTCGGAGGTCGCGCGCGGCAAGATCATGATCGCCGCCAAGGAAGGCAAGCCGATCCCCCCGAACTGGGCGCTCGATGCCGAGGGCCAGCCGACCACCGACGCCAAGGCGGCGCTGGCAGGCATGATGCTGCCGTTCGGCGGCGTCAAGGGCGCCATGCTGGCGCTGATGGTGGAGCTGCTGTGCGTCGCGCTGACCGGTTCGCAGTTCGGCTTCGAGGCCGATTCCTTTTTCGAGGGAGCAGGCAACCGTCCGTGTCTGGGCCAGCTGTTCTGGCTGGTCGACCCCGGTGCGCTGGCGGGCAACGCCGCCTATGCGCAGCGTGTCGAGGATCTGATCGATGCGATGCGGCTGGACGAAGCAGTGCGCTTGCCCGGCGCGCGGCGCGACACGCTGCGCGAGCAAGCGCTGCAGCAAGGCATCACGCTGCCCGACGGCCTGGCCGGTCAACTGCGGGATCTGGCCGGAGACGGCGCGGCATAG
- a CDS encoding succinate dehydrogenase/fumarate reductase iron-sulfur subunit, which yields MSAMLAVDVWRGDVAGGHLQRFTVPRLTSQTVLDVVTEIQRTQDPTLSYRFACRVGMCGSCAMMVNGRARWTCRTHVAEVMQGDTLELRPLRNLPVIRDLVTDMSVFFDKLTQAHGRFQGARTRHDEVVPVQPASKERRAADASIECIGCGVCYASCDVVAQRPDYLGPAALNRAWSLVNDERDVGNASRLEAVLDAAGAPACHTQMNCTANCPKHLPLTGAIAGLKRVGTRAWLRSEP from the coding sequence ATGTCAGCGATGCTTGCCGTCGATGTATGGCGTGGTGATGTTGCGGGTGGCCATCTGCAACGCTTCACCGTGCCCCGCCTGACCAGCCAGACCGTGCTGGACGTGGTGACCGAAATCCAGCGCACGCAAGATCCCACCCTGTCCTATCGCTTCGCCTGCCGGGTCGGCATGTGCGGCTCGTGCGCGATGATGGTCAACGGCCGTGCGCGCTGGACCTGCCGCACGCATGTGGCCGAAGTGATGCAAGGCGATACGCTGGAGTTGCGCCCGTTGCGCAATCTGCCGGTGATTCGCGATCTGGTCACCGATATGTCGGTTTTTTTCGATAAGTTGACGCAGGCGCATGGGCGCTTCCAGGGCGCCCGCACCCGCCATGACGAGGTGGTGCCGGTGCAGCCCGCGAGCAAGGAGCGCCGCGCGGCCGACGCCAGCATCGAATGCATCGGCTGCGGTGTTTGCTATGCGTCGTGCGACGTGGTCGCGCAACGGCCTGATTATCTGGGCCCGGCCGCGCTCAACCGGGCCTGGAGCCTGGTGAACGATGAGCGCGACGTGGGCAACGCGTCCCGCCTGGAGGCGGTGCTCGATGCCGCCGGCGCGCCGGCCTGCCATACCCAAATGAATTGCACCGCCAATTGCCCCAAGCATTTGCCGCTGACCGGCGCGATCGCTGGACTCAAGCGCGTGGGCACGCGCGCCTGGCTGCGGAGCGAGCCATGA
- a CDS encoding succinate dehydrogenase — translation MTMRTHHLQRPSSWWMYLIHRVSGLALALFLPLHFLVLGQALAGAAPLQTVLDLTRAPLVRTLEWAVVVALAAHLAAGLRVLCIEFFAWHALQKTLSTIAIAFTALFGLAYLLALIR, via the coding sequence ATGACGATGCGCACGCACCATCTGCAACGGCCGTCCTCTTGGTGGATGTATTTGATACACCGTGTGTCCGGACTGGCGTTGGCGTTGTTCCTGCCGCTGCATTTTCTCGTGCTCGGTCAGGCACTGGCAGGCGCCGCACCGCTGCAGACGGTACTCGACCTGACTCGCGCGCCGCTGGTGCGCACCCTGGAATGGGCGGTGGTGGTCGCCCTGGCGGCGCATCTGGCGGCCGGCCTGCGCGTGCTGTGCATCGAGTTCTTCGCCTGGCACGCGCTGCAAAAGACGTTGTCCACTATCGCAATCGCTTTCACCGCACTGTTCGGCCTGGCTTATCTGCTGGCTTTGATCCGTTGA
- a CDS encoding ABC transporter substrate-binding protein, protein MKVCRSLLAVALILACATARAEMTEIKIARQYGVSYLPLMIMQDQKLMEKQAAAEGIPNLKVDWVKFAGGNVMNDALLSGSLQIASGGVGPLVMMWSRTAGTPLAVKALSSINSMPLLLNTSNPKVKTIKDFTDKDKIALPAVKVSIQAITLQMAAEKAFGPGKENALDHLTVSLSHPDAQQALLSGASEIDAHFGSPPFQEQELEKKGIHTVLNSYDVLGGKSTFNLVWCTSTFYKQNPKLVKAFMGALEKSIEMINHDKKWAAQTYLRLSGQKSDVAEIEHMIDTPDVSFTTVPHNVMKYATFMLHTGLIQKKPDSWQAMFFPTMHSADGS, encoded by the coding sequence ATGAAAGTGTGTCGTTCGTTATTGGCCGTTGCTCTCATTCTGGCTTGTGCTACCGCACGCGCCGAAATGACCGAAATCAAGATCGCCCGTCAGTACGGCGTCAGCTATTTGCCGTTGATGATCATGCAGGATCAAAAGCTGATGGAGAAACAGGCGGCGGCCGAGGGCATTCCCAATCTCAAGGTCGATTGGGTGAAGTTTGCCGGCGGCAACGTGATGAATGACGCGCTGCTCTCGGGATCGCTGCAGATCGCCTCGGGCGGCGTCGGACCGCTGGTCATGATGTGGTCGCGAACAGCCGGCACGCCGCTGGCGGTCAAGGCGCTGTCGTCGATCAACTCGATGCCGCTGCTGCTCAATACGAGCAACCCGAAGGTCAAGACCATCAAGGACTTTACCGACAAGGACAAGATCGCCTTGCCGGCCGTCAAGGTATCGATTCAGGCGATCACGCTGCAGATGGCCGCCGAGAAAGCGTTCGGCCCGGGTAAGGAAAACGCGCTCGATCATCTGACGGTCTCGCTCTCGCACCCCGACGCCCAGCAGGCGCTGCTGTCGGGCGCCAGTGAAATCGACGCGCATTTCGGGTCGCCGCCGTTCCAGGAACAGGAACTGGAGAAGAAAGGCATTCATACCGTGCTCAATTCGTATGATGTGCTGGGCGGCAAGTCGACGTTCAATCTGGTGTGGTGCACCAGCACTTTCTACAAGCAAAATCCGAAACTCGTGAAGGCCTTCATGGGCGCTCTCGAGAAATCGATCGAGATGATCAACCACGACAAGAAGTGGGCCGCGCAGACCTATCTTCGCCTGAGCGGACAGAAGAGCGACGTGGCGGAAATCGAGCACATGATCGATACCCCCGACGTTTCGTTCACCACGGTGCCGCACAACGTCATGAAGTATGCGACGTTCATGTTGCACACCGGCCTGATTCAGAAAAAACCCGACAGTTGGCAAGCCATGTTCTTTCCGACCATGCACAGCGCCGACGGCAGTTGA
- a CDS encoding ABC transporter ATP-binding protein: MSHSQALLDVSGVTLQYKTPRHLVMATYRVSFQVLQGDRFILLGPSGCGKSTLLKAVGGYLTPTEGEMRLKGQLIRKPGPDRMMVFQEFDQLLPWKTVRENVMFPLAAARRLDRKSIEERAMHYIDKVGLTKFAQSYPHTLSGGMKQRVAIARGMAMEPDILLMDEPFAALDALTRRRMQDELLALWEDTRFTVLFVTHSIPEAIKIGSRILLLSPHPGQVRAELDTATDSASAQVLEQRIQQMLFSETIEEAENV; encoded by the coding sequence ATGAGTCATTCGCAAGCGTTGTTGGATGTGTCGGGCGTCACCTTGCAATACAAGACGCCGCGCCATTTGGTGATGGCCACCTACCGGGTCAGCTTCCAGGTCCTGCAGGGTGACCGGTTCATCCTGCTGGGCCCGTCGGGCTGCGGGAAATCGACCCTGCTCAAGGCGGTGGGCGGGTATCTGACGCCCACCGAGGGCGAGATGCGCCTGAAAGGGCAGTTGATCCGCAAGCCCGGGCCCGACCGCATGATGGTGTTCCAGGAGTTCGATCAGTTGCTGCCCTGGAAGACGGTGCGCGAGAACGTCATGTTCCCGCTGGCCGCGGCGCGCCGCCTGGACCGCAAGTCGATCGAGGAGCGGGCGATGCACTATATCGATAAGGTGGGTCTGACGAAATTCGCGCAGAGCTACCCGCACACATTGTCCGGCGGCATGAAGCAGCGCGTGGCGATCGCGCGCGGCATGGCGATGGAGCCCGACATTCTGCTGATGGACGAACCGTTTGCCGCGCTCGACGCGCTTACGCGCCGCAGGATGCAGGATGAACTGCTGGCATTGTGGGAAGACACACGCTTCACCGTCCTGTTCGTGACCCACTCGATCCCGGAGGCCATCAAGATCGGCAGCCGCATCCTGTTGCTGTCGCCGCATCCCGGCCAGGTGCGCGCGGAGTTGGACACCGCCACCGACAGTGCTTCGGCGCAGGTGCTCGAGCAACGTATTCAACAGATGCTGTTTTCCGAAACGATCGAGGAGGCGGAGAATGTCTGA
- a CDS encoding ABC transporter permease codes for MSDGTVNSRARPLPAARAEIVRQAEEAKHFSVVEKPLSGFEKLYNQAWLRKLFILVILGLLWEGYGRSLNNALLLPTLGATLGALWHGIFSGVLLERAWTSIHVLLVGYAAGILLAALLTALAISSRIGTDFLETMTSMFNPLPAIALLPLALIWFGLGTGSIVFVLIHSVTWSVALNTHSGFSSVSTTLKMVGRNYGLRGPAYITKILIPAAFPSILTGLKIGWAFAWRTLIAAELVFGVSSGSGGLGWFIYENKNLLDIANVFAGLLTVILIGLAVENLIFRVIERHTVRRWGMQS; via the coding sequence ATGTCTGACGGCACCGTGAATTCGCGCGCCCGTCCGCTGCCGGCGGCACGCGCCGAGATCGTGCGGCAGGCCGAGGAGGCCAAGCACTTCAGCGTGGTCGAGAAGCCGCTCTCGGGGTTCGAAAAGCTTTACAACCAGGCGTGGCTGCGCAAGCTCTTCATCCTGGTCATTCTCGGGCTGTTGTGGGAGGGCTATGGCCGCTCCCTCAATAATGCGCTGCTGCTGCCGACCCTGGGTGCCACGCTCGGCGCCCTGTGGCACGGCATATTCAGCGGCGTGCTGCTCGAGCGCGCCTGGACGTCGATCCACGTGCTGCTGGTGGGCTACGCGGCCGGTATCCTGCTCGCCGCGCTGCTCACGGCACTGGCGATCTCGTCGCGCATCGGTACCGATTTTCTCGAGACGATGACTTCCATGTTCAACCCCCTGCCGGCAATTGCGCTGTTGCCGCTGGCGTTGATCTGGTTCGGCCTGGGCACCGGCAGCATCGTGTTCGTGCTGATCCACTCGGTCACCTGGTCGGTCGCGCTCAACACCCATTCGGGGTTTTCTTCGGTCAGCACGACGTTGAAGATGGTCGGACGCAACTACGGGTTGCGCGGGCCGGCTTACATCACCAAGATTTTGATTCCGGCGGCCTTCCCCAGCATCCTGACCGGCCTGAAGATCGGCTGGGCCTTTGCATGGCGCACCTTGATCGCGGCCGAGCTGGTGTTTGGCGTGAGCTCCGGCTCGGGCGGGCTGGGCTGGTTCATCTACGAGAACAAGAACCTGCTGGACATCGCCAATGTCTTTGCCGGGCTGCTCACCGTGATTCTGATCGGCCTGGCGGTCGAGAACCTGATCTTCCGCGTGATTGAACGCCATACGGTGCGGCGCTGGGGCATGCAGTCCTGA
- a CDS encoding fumarate hydratase: MKIDPAAVEEAARLLYIRALKILPDDIKQGFTRLQAAERSATGRRVLDTMVRNIAVAEQTDNLLCQDTGIPIYNVVVGRGVEFDGWALKEAIASGVARATREHPLRSSVVHPLTRQNLHTSCGTRIPVIHIDFCEAPDCLTLEMIPKGSGSENNSWLKMALPAEGVDAIKTFVVDCVLSAGGKTCPPTIVGVGVGGTADLCVHLAKIAATRPLGSHCDDPQGRELETQLSNVVNTLGVGAQGLGGDATAFAVHVEVAHTHITLNPAAVNMQCHSARRALARFTPAGVAYE, from the coding sequence ATGAAAATCGACCCCGCCGCCGTCGAAGAGGCGGCTCGTCTGCTCTACATTCGCGCCCTCAAGATTCTGCCGGATGACATCAAACAGGGCTTCACGCGGCTTCAGGCCGCCGAGCGCAGCGCGACGGGACGTCGCGTGCTCGACACCATGGTGCGTAATATCGCAGTGGCCGAGCAAACCGATAATCTGCTGTGCCAGGACACCGGCATTCCGATCTACAACGTGGTCGTCGGCCGCGGCGTCGAGTTCGACGGCTGGGCGCTGAAGGAAGCGATTGCCAGCGGGGTGGCACGTGCCACGCGCGAGCATCCGCTGCGCTCGTCGGTGGTGCACCCGCTGACCCGGCAGAATCTGCACACGTCGTGCGGCACGCGCATTCCGGTCATCCATATCGATTTTTGCGAGGCGCCCGACTGCCTGACGCTGGAGATGATTCCGAAAGGCAGCGGCTCGGAGAACAATTCGTGGCTGAAGATGGCGCTGCCGGCCGAGGGTGTCGATGCCATCAAGACGTTCGTCGTCGATTGCGTGCTGTCGGCCGGCGGCAAAACCTGCCCGCCGACCATCGTCGGCGTCGGCGTGGGCGGCACCGCCGACCTTTGCGTGCATCTGGCCAAAATCGCCGCAACCCGCCCGCTCGGCTCGCACTGCGACGATCCTCAGGGGCGCGAGCTCGAGACGCAACTGTCGAACGTGGTCAACACGCTGGGCGTCGGCGCCCAGGGGCTTGGCGGGGACGCCACCGCGTTTGCCGTGCATGTCGAAGTGGCCCACACGCACATCACGCTCAATCCGGCCGCCGTCAATATGCAATGCCACTCGGCACGGCGCGCACTGGCACGCTTCACGCCGGCCGGCGTGGCTTACGAATAA
- a CDS encoding fumarate hydratase C-terminal domain-containing protein, with product MAHHDITLPVDEAAVRALRAGDTVTLNGTLFGIRDANQIAMFDHGRTTRFDMRGGAAIHTAPNVRRVARSPQYPAGYAPVCIGTTTSARMERFTRPLMTQLGVRLIIGKGGLGSDSLGAFAELGGAYLAIVGGAAALETTWIEAIEDVDLDDLNPESLWRFRIRDFGPLLVGMDSHGGSLYADVAAQAQARRADALAALGVHS from the coding sequence ATGGCGCATCATGACATTACACTGCCGGTCGACGAAGCCGCTGTGCGGGCGCTGCGCGCAGGCGACACCGTCACCCTGAACGGCACGCTGTTCGGCATTCGCGATGCAAACCAGATTGCGATGTTCGACCACGGCCGCACCACCCGCTTCGATATGCGCGGCGGCGCGGCCATCCACACGGCGCCCAATGTGCGGCGCGTGGCGCGGTCGCCGCAGTATCCCGCCGGTTATGCGCCGGTGTGCATCGGCACCACCACCAGCGCCCGCATGGAGCGCTTCACGCGGCCATTGATGACGCAGTTGGGCGTGCGCCTGATTATCGGCAAGGGGGGACTCGGCAGCGACTCGCTCGGTGCCTTCGCGGAATTGGGCGGCGCTTATCTGGCGATCGTCGGCGGTGCCGCCGCGCTGGAGACGACGTGGATCGAGGCGATCGAGGACGTCGATCTCGACGACCTGAATCCGGAGTCGCTGTGGCGCTTTCGCATCCGCGATTTCGGCCCGTTGCTGGTGGGCATGGACAGCCACGGCGGCAGTCTGTACGCCGACGTGGCGGCGCAGGCCCAGGCGCGACGCGCCGATGCGCTGGCGGCCCTCGGAGTGCACTCATGA